Genomic segment of uncultured Desulfobacter sp.:
GACGGGCTGAAACAGATGATCCGCAACCTGGAAGAAAAAGATCCCCACTGCCTGCTCTGTCCCCGGTTCAAGTGCCATGACGACATTGCCGCCATCGCCATCCAGCTTTAGTAAACATTCCCCAAAAAATTCAGATAGCCGCCCCGCGCCCGCCCACGGTTTCCATAACCGGTTGCCCGATCAATTCTGATAACGGAACAACATAAAGATTCTGGTGTTCAAGTCCATCCAAGATACATTCAAGTTCGGTTAAAAACTGACGGATATACGGGTTGTCAGGCGTTTCAGAGCGGGGTTTTAAATCATGCAGCAAAATAATATCACCTGGCCTCACCCGGCCCAGTATTTTGGACGCCATCCCGGATACCCTGCGATTTCCTTGGTCCATGGCCCTACAGGAAAAATTGACGGCACTCATTCCAAGTTTTGAGAGAACAGGCCCCAGTTTCGGGCTAATAATGCCAACAGGGGGCCGGAACACCAGGGGCCGAATGCCGTGGGTTCCAAGAATATTCTGGGTTTGGACAATCTCCCCTTTGAGCTGACGGCTTGACTTGAGCATAATCAAAGGATCATGCGAATAGGTATGGTTGCCGATGGTGTGGCCCTGGGCCAGAATCCGGGCGATGAGATCCGGATGGCGGCGGGCATTTTTCCCTGTGACAAAAAAGGTGGCAGGCACTCGGTAAGATTGAAGGATATCCAGGATCAAAGGCGTTGTCACGCTGTCCGGCCCATCGTCAAAGGTAAGAGAGACCCAAGCCTTTTTACGACTACCCCGGCGGACGACAGGCAAAAAAAAACCGAACCACGTTGCAAAAGGCGCCGCCAGGCATACCCCAATAAATCCTGCCAGGGGCAAAATACTCCATAAAGGTCCCCCCAAAACAAACAAACCACCCGCCAGGACAAACGCAGCAATGCCCGTTTTCTCTGCTACACTCAATGATTTACTTTCACCTTTTTTCAATGGGGTCGCCCCGGAATATTCTTTTCAGCAGTGATCTGACTGCATGACTATATCAGTCAGCCCGGTATAGTTCCAGGGGATTTCATCTTCGGACATTCAGTGCCGAGACACCCTGAACAAAAACAAAAGGACCTGCCGGGTAATGGCGCCGACAGATCCTTGTATCCCCCCGTACAGTGAGAGTCGCTTATTCCATGGGCATGGTTTTAAACCCGATGGCCAAAATAATGAAACAAAGGGTCATGCCCGAGATAAAGGGCAATGTGAAGCCGTAGCGTTCCGGGGCCATGAGCTTGATGTCGCCCACCAGTTCCCGGGGCCCGTCAAAGCCCGCATCTATTTCAGTGTAGAAATAGGCGCCCGAGTCTATATCCCTTGCTTCAATGGTATCCACAATGGCATCAAAGGTCGGGATATGCTTTTCTCCCCAGGGCCCGATCACCGTGGCAAATATCCACAGAAACGCAAATGTTGACAGCAGGATAGTCCAGGCCTTTGCCTTTGATAATTTGGGTTGTGCGTCCATCATTGGCCTCCTTTTTGTCCCTAAATGGTAGCGGTCAGATCCGGAAATACCAGGTAAAATACGATGTACGCCATGATCAGTGTCAGGCACAGGTTAAACGACTGACCAAATACATAGAGGATGAGCGGCTTGCCACCGGAAAAATGTTCCTTGAGTTCTCTGAAGTTGGTGGCGAGGCCAATGGAGACAAAAGACAAGGTAAAAAACCAGCCTCTAAAAAGGTCGCTCATGCCCTTGATGGTACCCTGGTCGATCATGGTGGCGCCAAGGCCTGCCACCTGGCTGTTGTAAGCGGTATAAATGGCGGAAAAAATCACCGAGGCCATGACAAACCCGATAACGAATTTCGGGAACCGATACCAGATCTCCATGAGACCGACCTTGTTACCGGTCTCTTCGGCTTCCACCTTGGTGGTAAAGTACAGCGCTACAAAAAACGCCATCACACCGATGAGCACGTTCTGGATCATCTTAATGGTAGCCGCCACATTCAACGCTTTTTCACCCAAAAAGGCCCCGGCTGCCGCAACAGCACCGGTGGCATCAATGGTACCACCCATCCAGGCACCGCCCAGCACCTGCATCTTGTCTGCCGGGAAAAATCCATGAATGACTGCCGGCATGACAATCATCATGATAGAAGTAAATACCAGGGAAAGTCCAACGGCCAGGGTCAGTTCCTCTTTTTTGGCCTTACATGCCGAGGCCGTGGCAATGGCAGCAGAGACACCGCACACGGACATGTCCGAACAGATAACCGCATTGAGGCGCTTGGACGGAATCCGGATAATTTTCTGACCGAACCAGTAGGTAACCAGCCACACAATGGGGGTGACCACCCAGGCCACAAAGATACCTGCCGTACCGATGGTGATAATTTTTTCAAACAGAATTTTAGCACCCAGCAGCACCAGACCGGTTTTAATGTAATACTCTGTCTGGATGGCCGGAGTTACCCACTTGGGGGTTCCCACGGTATTTGAAATCAGCATTCCAAAGAAAATGGCCCAGGCCGCATACCCGATGCCGTAATGTTTCATGGTGGCCTGGGAACTTGCCAGATACGCAATAATACCGATGATAAAGATAAAGGGAAATGCTTTGACAAAAGCGGTGAAGCTCTGGCCCATGGCCTTGATGCCGATGCCGAAGAAAACGGCAAAGAAAACACCTAAACCAATCAGCTTTAACACCTGATTATACGGCTTGGCCGACGACACTTTTTTCTTGGCTTTGCCTTCGAGAAACTTCACATTACGCCATTCCTGAATGGCCTTTTCGGCAAGTTCATTTAAGGTCTGGCTTTGAAAACCCGCCACTTCTGCAGCTTTTTCAGCCGCCACGGCAACGGCATAAAGGCCGGTGGTTTTGATTTTTGCCTCGTCGTACTTCTCCTGTGCCTTGGCTTTTTTGGCATCCGCCATTTCCTGGGACATGAAAAAACCATCCAGGGGATTGGATGTCCAGGAATGGGTCTTTTTGGTGACTGAAGTGAGCCATTTACCCGTACTGCTGCTGTTGGCTTTCACCTTGGCTTTGGCATCGGAAAGCTTATACCAGGCAATGGTTTTAAATGCTTTGGTCCGGTTCGCATCCTGG
This window contains:
- a CDS encoding putative sulfate exporter family transporter; this translates as MSDNSQVVKDVGRWEWSEMWKKEDWWAIWLGFAILVAGMLIYFPHSGDFKAKLLEAEAEYAQDANRTKAFKTIAWYKLSDAKAKVKANSSSTGKWLTSVTKKTHSWTSNPLDGFFMSQEMADAKKAKAQEKYDEAKIKTTGLYAVAVAAEKAAEVAGFQSQTLNELAEKAIQEWRNVKFLEGKAKKKVSSAKPYNQVLKLIGLGVFFAVFFGIGIKAMGQSFTAFVKAFPFIFIIGIIAYLASSQATMKHYGIGYAAWAIFFGMLISNTVGTPKWVTPAIQTEYYIKTGLVLLGAKILFEKIITIGTAGIFVAWVVTPIVWLVTYWFGQKIIRIPSKRLNAVICSDMSVCGVSAAIATASACKAKKEELTLAVGLSLVFTSIMMIVMPAVIHGFFPADKMQVLGGAWMGGTIDATGAVAAAGAFLGEKALNVAATIKMIQNVLIGVMAFFVALYFTTKVEAEETGNKVGLMEIWYRFPKFVIGFVMASVIFSAIYTAYNSQVAGLGATMIDQGTIKGMSDLFRGWFFTLSFVSIGLATNFRELKEHFSGGKPLILYVFGQSFNLCLTLIMAYIVFYLVFPDLTATI
- a CDS encoding polysaccharide deacetylase family protein — its product is MKKGESKSLSVAEKTGIAAFVLAGGLFVLGGPLWSILPLAGFIGVCLAAPFATWFGFFLPVVRRGSRKKAWVSLTFDDGPDSVTTPLILDILQSYRVPATFFVTGKNARRHPDLIARILAQGHTIGNHTYSHDPLIMLKSSRQLKGEIVQTQNILGTHGIRPLVFRPPVGIISPKLGPVLSKLGMSAVNFSCRAMDQGNRRVSGMASKILGRVRPGDIILLHDLKPRSETPDNPYIRQFLTELECILDGLEHQNLYVVPLSELIGQPVMETVGGRGAAI